A genomic stretch from Marinobacter fonticola includes:
- a CDS encoding substrate-binding periplasmic protein gives MTFSRRSLSVLKIPALALFALLAVGQTFADAKPALRVGLEPLPPLINENRTGYSIEWLQAVAEEAGMALHIRIMPYSRAKVALITGQVDLIGHTPRGLETGGFYDDAVELNHRVPTKMDAFALTPAELDFEEGWMELVGTPFGNSAFIADLTGVTRDRFVEASLTRIVNMLVAGRVHAVVFERMSVVTQLHHQASKPVYYRLVKEIDAGFAVRKDNDALLKRLNAAAQRIDAEKIYAPYENVLDWPDRGTIEP, from the coding sequence ATGACCTTTTCACGTCGTTCACTGAGCGTGCTGAAAATACCCGCCTTGGCCTTGTTCGCCCTGTTGGCGGTCGGTCAGACTTTTGCGGATGCCAAGCCTGCACTTAGGGTGGGTTTGGAGCCCTTGCCGCCGCTGATCAATGAAAACAGAACCGGATACAGCATCGAGTGGCTGCAAGCCGTCGCCGAGGAAGCCGGCATGGCGCTGCATATTCGCATCATGCCTTACAGTCGGGCCAAGGTTGCGCTGATAACCGGGCAAGTCGACTTGATCGGTCATACTCCACGGGGTTTGGAAACCGGCGGATTTTATGATGATGCGGTGGAGCTGAACCACCGGGTGCCGACTAAAATGGACGCGTTTGCCCTAACGCCTGCCGAGCTGGACTTCGAAGAGGGCTGGATGGAGCTTGTCGGCACGCCCTTCGGCAATTCGGCCTTTATCGCCGACCTGACGGGCGTCACTCGCGACCGGTTTGTGGAAGCGTCACTGACACGCATCGTGAACATGTTGGTGGCCGGCCGTGTCCATGCGGTGGTTTTCGAGCGCATGTCGGTCGTTACCCAGTTACACCACCAAGCCTCCAAACCGGTTTACTACCGATTGGTCAAGGAGATAGACGCGGGTTTCGCCGTGCGCAAAGACAATGATGCCTTGCTAAAGCGCCTAAACGCAGCCGCACAACGCATCGATGCGGAAAAAATCTACGCGCCCTATGAGAACGTGCTGGATTGGCCGGACAGGGGGACGATCGAGCCCTAG
- a CDS encoding sulfite exporter TauE/SafE family protein: protein MADLSLVQYVLIGLIFVWSGFVRSGLGFGGAVLSLPFLLLVHNDPLVYLPLIAVHLLVFSSLTIVMNNRKSKADTKPEGGTVEWPYLWRILGIMIVPKLIGVFGLITLPAQIMSVIIFGIVSVYSLSYIFNRPFRSNSKVVDTVFLMLGGYISGTSLIGAPLIIAVVAQQLPKEKLRDTLFALWFILVTIKLAAFIAVGVDLQLIHHLWLLPCAAIGHVIGLKFHDHMLKSETPVFFRLLGGVLLLISCMGLWKGLS, encoded by the coding sequence ATGGCTGACTTGTCGCTCGTCCAATATGTTCTGATAGGTTTGATTTTCGTTTGGAGTGGTTTCGTTCGTTCCGGGCTGGGGTTTGGCGGGGCCGTACTGTCTCTGCCGTTTTTGCTGCTGGTCCACAACGATCCGCTGGTCTACCTGCCGCTCATTGCGGTGCATTTGCTGGTGTTTTCGTCGCTCACCATCGTCATGAACAACCGCAAAAGCAAAGCCGATACCAAACCGGAAGGCGGTACCGTGGAGTGGCCCTATCTCTGGCGCATTCTGGGCATCATGATTGTGCCTAAGCTGATCGGCGTTTTCGGTTTGATCACGTTGCCGGCCCAGATCATGAGCGTGATCATCTTTGGCATCGTATCGGTCTATTCGCTGTCGTATATCTTCAACCGGCCTTTCCGCAGCAACAGCAAGGTGGTGGATACGGTTTTCCTGATGCTGGGAGGTTATATCAGCGGCACATCGCTGATCGGCGCGCCGCTAATTATTGCGGTCGTTGCCCAGCAGCTGCCTAAGGAAAAGCTGCGGGATACACTCTTTGCCCTTTGGTTCATCTTGGTGACCATCAAGCTGGCGGCGTTTATTGCCGTTGGCGTGGATCTGCAACTGATCCATCACCTGTGGCTGTTGCCCTGTGCGGCAATCGGTCATGTGATTGGCCTGAAATTCCATGACCACATGCTCAAATCGGAAACGCCGGTGTTTTTCCGGTTGCTGGGTGGCGTCCTTTTGCTCATCAGTTGCATGGGGCTGTGGAAAGGGCTGTCGTGA
- a CDS encoding Glu/Leu/Phe/Val family dehydrogenase, with protein sequence MNVFSHPEFDNHEHLSFFCDPETGLKAIVAIHNTSRGPALGGCRMFPYATDEEALRDVLRLSRGMTYKSALANLNLGGGKSVIIGDPRKHKTEALMETMGRFLEQLSGQYIAAEDSGTSVTDLKVMGRHTAHVAGVKEHLGFNGLPSNGDPSPATAYGTYIGLCMAVKHGLGRSDLEGLTVAVQGIGNVGYRLARHLKDAGAKLWVYDIHKDQMDRAVEELGATPVSAEEILSLPVDVVAPCALGAVLNDSSIPKLQAKVVAGAANNQLERPEHDAALQKRGILYAPDFVINAGGIIDVFHERTDHDHNMVRAHVESIGATLDEIFTRAGREGLPTGTIADHLAEERFRHIPAQHQNTARKMAKVG encoded by the coding sequence ATGAACGTATTCAGCCATCCCGAGTTCGACAACCACGAGCATCTGTCCTTTTTCTGCGATCCGGAAACCGGACTCAAAGCCATCGTCGCCATTCACAACACCTCGCGCGGCCCAGCCCTGGGCGGCTGCCGCATGTTCCCCTACGCGACCGACGAGGAAGCGCTGCGCGATGTACTCCGTCTTTCCCGCGGCATGACCTACAAGTCCGCCCTGGCCAACTTGAACCTGGGCGGCGGCAAGTCAGTCATCATCGGCGATCCACGCAAGCACAAGACCGAAGCGTTGATGGAAACCATGGGGCGCTTCCTGGAGCAATTGAGTGGCCAATACATCGCCGCCGAGGATTCCGGCACCAGCGTCACGGATCTGAAGGTGATGGGCCGCCATACCGCGCATGTGGCGGGTGTTAAGGAGCATCTCGGCTTCAATGGTCTCCCCAGCAATGGCGACCCGTCGCCGGCAACCGCCTACGGCACTTACATTGGCCTGTGCATGGCGGTCAAACACGGCCTCGGCCGGTCCGACCTCGAGGGTCTGACGGTCGCAGTACAGGGTATCGGCAACGTAGGCTATCGCTTGGCCCGCCACCTGAAGGACGCGGGCGCCAAACTTTGGGTCTATGACATTCACAAGGACCAGATGGATCGCGCTGTCGAGGAACTGGGCGCCACGCCGGTGTCGGCAGAGGAGATCCTATCCTTGCCGGTCGACGTAGTCGCGCCCTGTGCCCTTGGCGCCGTGCTGAACGACAGCTCAATTCCGAAACTGCAAGCCAAGGTCGTGGCCGGCGCCGCCAACAACCAGCTTGAACGCCCCGAACACGATGCGGCGCTGCAAAAGCGCGGCATCCTGTATGCGCCGGATTTCGTTATCAATGCCGGTGGCATCATCGATGTCTTCCACGAACGCACGGATCACGACCACAACATGGTCCGCGCCCACGTGGAATCCATTGGCGCCACTTTGGACGAAATCTTCACGCGCGCTGGTCGCGAGGGTCTCCCAACGGGTACCATCGCCGACCATTTGGCGGAGGAACGCTTCCGCCATATCCCCGCTCAACATCAGAACACCGCCAGAAAGATGGCAAAGGTGGGCTGA
- a CDS encoding sodium-dependent transporter, with translation MSSSSSATAGGVMEGSTEKRGLWSSRLAFILAATGSAVGLGNIWKFPYITGENGGGAFVMVYLVCIAAIGIPIMMAEVMIGRRGGRSPITSMKLIAQNDGLSKIWPIVGAVGVLAAFLILSFYSVIGGWAVSYVGTAATGQLAGQSEEAIGAIFSGLLADPGTLLLWHTVFMALVMLVVARGVKSGLERAVKFLMPALFVLLLIVVGYAMTTGAFGQAVSFLFAPNFSSLSTAGVLVALGHAFFTLSLGMAVMMAYGSYLPKNVSIAKTAVTVSIIDTVVALTAGLAIFPIVFANGLEPGAGPGLIFQTLPLAFGQMPLGSLFGTLFFVLLIFAAWTSGISLLEPLVEWLEEQKGMNRTVSTLGAGIACWALGIASILSLNVWSDVTPLGMFAMFEGKTIFDLLDFVTANILLPLGGLLVAICAGWFMSRQALETELATSPGVFKLWYNTLRYFTPVAVAIVFIYNLL, from the coding sequence ATGTCATCTTCTTCTTCCGCCACTGCAGGGGGCGTCATGGAAGGTTCTACCGAAAAACGCGGCCTCTGGTCGTCACGACTCGCCTTTATCCTCGCGGCCACCGGCTCTGCCGTCGGCCTGGGTAACATCTGGAAGTTTCCCTACATCACCGGTGAAAACGGTGGTGGCGCTTTCGTTATGGTGTACCTGGTGTGCATTGCCGCCATCGGTATTCCAATCATGATGGCTGAGGTGATGATCGGCCGGCGCGGCGGACGCAGCCCCATCACCAGTATGAAATTAATTGCCCAAAACGACGGCTTATCCAAAATCTGGCCGATTGTCGGTGCGGTCGGCGTCCTCGCCGCGTTCCTGATCCTCTCCTTCTACTCGGTGATCGGCGGCTGGGCGGTATCTTATGTAGGTACCGCGGCGACCGGCCAATTGGCGGGCCAGTCCGAGGAAGCCATTGGCGCGATTTTCTCCGGCCTGCTGGCTGATCCCGGCACGCTGCTGCTTTGGCACACGGTGTTCATGGCGCTGGTGATGCTTGTTGTGGCGCGCGGCGTTAAATCCGGCTTGGAACGCGCGGTGAAGTTCCTGATGCCGGCGTTGTTCGTCCTGCTGCTCATCGTGGTGGGCTACGCAATGACCACCGGTGCCTTCGGTCAAGCGGTCAGCTTCCTGTTCGCGCCCAACTTTTCCAGCCTGAGTACCGCCGGCGTCCTGGTCGCCCTGGGCCACGCCTTCTTTACCCTGAGTCTCGGTATGGCGGTGATGATGGCTTACGGCTCCTACCTACCGAAGAACGTCTCCATCGCCAAGACGGCGGTGACGGTTTCCATCATCGATACGGTGGTCGCCCTGACCGCAGGCTTAGCCATCTTCCCCATCGTTTTCGCCAACGGCCTTGAGCCCGGCGCCGGCCCGGGCCTGATCTTCCAGACCCTGCCATTGGCGTTCGGTCAGATGCCCCTGGGCAGCTTGTTCGGCACGCTGTTCTTCGTCCTGCTGATCTTCGCCGCATGGACCTCTGGCATTTCCCTGCTCGAGCCGCTGGTCGAGTGGCTGGAAGAGCAGAAAGGCATGAACCGCACCGTCAGCACCCTGGGTGCCGGTATCGCCTGCTGGGCGTTGGGTATCGCGTCGATCCTGTCGCTGAATGTCTGGTCCGATGTCACGCCATTGGGTATGTTCGCCATGTTCGAGGGTAAGACGATCTTCGACCTGCTCGATTTCGTCACCGCCAACATCCTACTGCCGCTGGGTGGTTTGCTGGTTGCGATCTGCGCGGGCTGGTTCATGTCTCGCCAGGCACTGGAAACGGAGCTGGCGACATCACCGGGCGTGTTCAAGCTGTGGTACAACACCTTGCGCTACTTCACGCCGGTTGCCGTGGCTATTGTGTTCATCTATAACCTGCTTTGA
- a CDS encoding alpha/beta hydrolase — translation MVLTEKLKRLATGIRNLPSLPFVLTPVDTSARWSEFAPGNYESILHFVHAARSLAFPVFSPFRQVPHLPYEVPEEDRVQFDDDQGWFFLNGICTDRNVLRLNGKALADLFGRKVYLMHNPSDGFALDIFECIIGRTMQLVSTLDTSVADILEDALKRYSKVVLIVHSQGGIISTAALYQLRNRLTGSRALLFNKLEVYSFASAATELDLPQVYAEHFYHTGDYVARIGVAANLDKFSGKRFTYRASGHLLNAHYLENFRAGKFLAKDASTSRLWSYLRAANSVEPAITVA, via the coding sequence ATGGTTCTGACCGAGAAGCTCAAACGCCTCGCCACAGGCATTCGCAATCTACCTTCTCTGCCATTCGTGCTAACACCGGTCGACACTTCGGCGCGCTGGTCCGAGTTCGCGCCCGGTAACTACGAGTCCATCCTTCATTTCGTGCATGCGGCGCGTTCGCTGGCCTTCCCGGTATTCTCGCCATTCCGGCAGGTGCCGCATTTGCCGTACGAGGTGCCGGAAGAAGACCGTGTGCAGTTCGACGACGACCAGGGCTGGTTTTTTCTCAATGGCATCTGCACGGACCGCAACGTGCTTCGGCTTAACGGCAAGGCCCTCGCGGACCTGTTCGGGCGCAAGGTGTACCTGATGCATAACCCGTCCGACGGTTTTGCGCTGGATATCTTCGAGTGCATTATCGGACGCACCATGCAGCTGGTGTCGACGCTGGATACCAGCGTGGCGGATATCCTGGAAGACGCGTTGAAACGCTACAGCAAGGTGGTGCTCATCGTGCATTCCCAGGGCGGCATCATCAGTACCGCAGCGCTCTATCAGTTGCGCAACCGGCTTACCGGTTCCCGCGCGTTGCTGTTCAATAAGCTGGAAGTCTATTCTTTCGCCAGCGCCGCGACGGAGCTGGATTTGCCGCAGGTATACGCTGAGCATTTCTACCATACCGGCGATTATGTGGCGCGTATCGGCGTGGCGGCCAACCTGGACAAGTTCTCCGGCAAGCGCTTTACCTACCGGGCCAGCGGGCACTTGTTGAATGCCCATTACCTGGAAAATTTTCGGGCCGGGAAGTTCCTCGCAAAGGACGCCTCAACCAGCCGCCTGTGGAGCTATCTGCGGGCAGCAAACAGCGTCGAGCCGGCGATTACTGTCGCCTGA
- a CDS encoding MgtC/SapB family protein: protein MDTEIPWLDMLIRLSAAAGLALILGLERELRGKPAGLRSHMLVALGAAAFIMVGMDIMFSTAEGDPSARIDPTRIVEGVINGIGFLGAGSIIQSRGNIQGITTGASIWTAGAIGVACGIGNLVLAGMLTAMAFIIMVALGWFERGVMKGGSDRGPEAP, encoded by the coding sequence TGTTGATTCGTCTCTCCGCCGCCGCCGGTCTGGCCTTGATTCTCGGTCTTGAGCGAGAGCTTCGTGGCAAGCCGGCGGGTTTACGTTCCCACATGCTGGTTGCGCTGGGGGCGGCAGCTTTCATCATGGTCGGCATGGATATCATGTTCTCCACCGCCGAGGGCGATCCTTCGGCCCGGATCGATCCCACTAGGATCGTTGAGGGAGTGATCAACGGCATCGGCTTTTTGGGCGCAGGCAGCATCATCCAGAGCCGCGGCAATATCCAGGGGATCACCACCGGGGCATCGATCTGGACCGCCGGTGCCATCGGCGTAGCCTGCGGCATCGGTAACCTTGTACTGGCGGGCATGCTGACAGCCATGGCCTTTATCATCATGGTGGCGCTGGGTTGGTTCGAGCGCGGCGTCATGAAAGGGGGGTCCGACCGCGGCCCGGAGGCGCCCTAG